The Armatimonadota bacterium genome has a segment encoding these proteins:
- the gatC gene encoding Asp-tRNA(Asn)/Glu-tRNA(Gln) amidotransferase subunit GatC has product MPLTIDEVEHIARLARLALSQEELAQQCVHLNGLFARLDELREIDLTLVEPTAQGGEQAGELRADLFGPSLQLEAVLAAAPEAAGGYFAVPAILDPDAE; this is encoded by the coding sequence ATGCCCCTCACGATTGACGAAGTGGAACACATCGCGCGGCTTGCTCGCCTGGCGCTATCTCAGGAGGAGCTCGCGCAGCAGTGCGTGCACCTGAACGGCCTCTTCGCCCGGCTTGATGAGCTCCGGGAAATCGACCTCACCCTGGTTGAACCGACTGCGCAGGGCGGCGAGCAGGCCGGCGAACTCCGTGCCGACCTCTTCGGGCCTTCGCTGCAGCTTGAGGCCGTGCTTGCCGCTGCTCCGGAGGCCGCTGGTGGATACTTTGCGGTACCGGCAATACTGGATCCGGACGCCGAGTGA